The genomic window TTGCGGCTTCAATTCTTTTACGctttttttacatttaaattttttaatatttatgtattttataattactaaataataatttaaatctaattacagataattttattcaaaacctgaattaatacccCGACCATCGGATATATTTACACACAGGTCCCATTATCATTTAAATTATTGATGCGAAATTAGCTGCTATCTCCATCATAACTATGGCAGCAGTTCCTCCACAATAGGGGGGGAGGGGccaataatttacatattatatttgTGTGGAAGATTGGCCCATTGACACTTCATATCATGTCATCCATCACATTTAGGGCTTCAAAGAGAAGAGTCTGGATGACTGACAGAGTGAAAAAGGAAGgcaaaaatttcatattaatttctcagtataaaatttgaaaaaataaaataaaattaaagaaatagtgacCAAACCGTAAGCTTTAGCCGAAGGCAATTGTTACTTAAGATTAGAGATTAGCCAAAAAAAACAAGAGTAGGTAGGCCACTGTACAGGAAATCAACGCGGACATTGAGCCGCTTTACAAcaattttctctctttctttggaCCCAAGAAAACAGCCAGACGACAGCTCCattttttcaacctttaaaataAGCTCTCTGTTTTTTTAATATCTTAATTCCCTTTAGCACTAGAAAAATATTAGCTGTCTGAGGAAAACAAATGATGGTCGAGTTTTGATTGAATCCAATAAAAATAATGAATCAATGTTTATAAGTGCATGATATTATGGAGAGATAGACATGATTAAGGGACACAAGTCACTttcttaatttatcatttatgtAAATTCCACCCACAACTTGTTTTAGATTAATAATACATCCCCTAGCGCCAGGCCACCCTCTTCCCTCCTATAAATACACCTACTAATGTTTCATTTCTCTTCGTGCCCAACACACTTTGACACCCCATTAATCTCTGCTTCTCCCTCTCTCAAACTCCTTTTTGCTTTGCTATTTgaagtaaagaaagaaaatatgggtGCCTTGGACTCTCTTTCTGACTATATTTCTGATTTGGTAACCGTCCATGGCAAAAGAAAGAAGCGTAAAGTCATGcaggtattttttttattacatcaTTCATCTCATTGTGTTTCTCAAGAATATATGGTGTGTGTGTCTGTgtgtgtttacaacatgtttaaAACTCATAGATATGTGTTGTTTATTGGCAGACTGTTGAGATCAAGGTTAAGATGGACTGTGATGGGTGTGAAAGGAGAGTCAAAAACGCCGTTTCCTCCATGAAAGGTGCAATTTTaaagctctctctctctctacaaTCTTCCCCTTTTGAGAGGGAGAATCTCTGATACCTTCCTTGTATTAGAAAACTGGAAGAAACATAAGAAAGCTTATATTTGTGGTTCTCCCCGTACTGCAATGTCTTAAATTTACCATAGTTAGTCTGCTTTGGCTAGAAAGGGAAACGTGTGTGTCTATTTATCTACCATATCACTTTATAAGATCAGAACAAACAAGTCTCTCGGGAAACAAACAAAGTGGCAGTTGGAAAACATCTTTCTATTTTCTGTTTGCGGACATTAAAAGTCCTTTTACCCTAATAAATGCACCCTTAACTGCTTCttttcccatttttttttctttctttttaaaaaagttattcaTAGTTTGTTTGCCCTTAATCTTGTTTAGGTGTGAAATCAGTGGAGGTGAATCGAAAGAAAAGCTATGTGAGCGTTAGCGGATACGTGGAGCCAAACAAGGTGCTAAACAAAGTGAAAAGCACAGGGAAAAGAGCAGAGTTTTGGCCTTACGTCCCCTACAACTTAGTGGCATACCCATACGTAGCTCAAGCATACGACAAGAAGGCACCGTCGGGGTACGTTAAAGAGGCGGTGCAAGCTTTGCCGAGTCCGAATGCTGTGGACGAGAAGTTTGTCACTTTCTTTAGCGACGAAAACCCCAACGCCTGTTCCATCATGTAGGCTGGCCAAGAGAATTAAAGGTTAAGGAGGGCATGTTTGGGTGGATAGGACGCAATTTTGTTTGTACAAATGCTTAaatttggtgtgtagggttgagTCTTTGTGAAGGAATTtcgtttttgaaattttgtttcgGAATGTTGTATGTGTGCGGATTTTCATGTAGTCGACTAATCATACTTAGTTTCCTCAGGGTTTTATGTAgttataaatgaattatatacCATTCATATATTTGGATTATATACTCATGTCATGCTTATTGTcgggtaatttttttatttttttatattcattttacgGAATATGTTTTAGATTCGTGATTATCTCTATCAAtcatttctaaaaatatttaaagttaattatatataatttgaaaaccatgaagattaaattatatttgtgATTATTCAAATTAAGTGCATAGGATTAAAGTCTTAtgacatataaataattaaaacgataagttattcatttaattttattatacaatAAAAAAGTTCAgttcttttcatctttttgtcTTTTTCTGTTTACCTTGATGAATGTACTaactttagttattttctttAGTAATTATCTACACCctcaattatattattttaaaattattgagtTACTATCAAAGTTCAAATCATCCTTAACTTTCTATATATTAGTCACTTCCATTTAGTcgtttgttttattaatatataataaattgaaaacaaaaattataagatactttaaaatttctagtatcttatattataaaaattcagTCTAATCAGTTATTGTATTTTTAGTGTTGGGAATCTACCAGTATATGTAacgagaaaataaaagtaaaagtagagaagatcaaacacaaaaatatttttgtggaaaatttttttcaaaaaagaggataaaaaatcactgGTAAAAAAGATTTCACTAAATGAGCAAAAATTGATTTCAACAAATAACCCTAAATCCTGAAAAAACAAAGTACTTCTGGCTAAAACTCGAAATTCCCCAAAACTCACAAAAACCTCTCAATCTCAAAGATGATGAAGATTGTTATTTTAGGTTACAACAACCCCttttataggttaaatttgtagattaaatataactaaaataacctacactaatcagagtttaactgGGAAACAATagtagagtttaactaggagaaaaaAACTCAGTTGAATGGAGGAATATATCGCCACATCGCCtttccaaacccacccttagaaCGTGTTGATTTTCCTTTTGGaagattaaaaaacaaaattttcatgacaAGCTGAGGTCGCATGTATagtattcatattttaattttattacaaacAAATGTGGAGTTGTATCGCTTTTATTCaattatattgtaatttatatgaattaaaaaacaaaattttcgtTGAAGTAAAAGGTTAAAATGGATCATCATCATGGAAATGATTGACAGAAATGGAGCCCTTGACTTCCAAGCCTTTTGGGTATTCGCCATCTGTATTTGTCCAGAGACTTCATAGTTACAAAACTATAATTTATACTTGAAGTGGTTCGACAGCTACTTCTATATATTTCGTTATTCATATCATAATCAACAAAACTCATCAattcactattattatttttatttaatttagattaaCTTATAAGTTTTCTTGTGAAAATGGGTTACCACGATTGGGGTTTgtgcttgaaattttgaattaccAATTGTCCTCATTCTTCACTTCAATCGCttaaattaattcatcttttatTAATGCACTTAATTGAATTAGCAATTCTTTTATCTTAAAAAGtgttttttattctaaaaatatttttttcaaaaatacttctTAAAAGCAATGCTAACCCGGCTTTTAAATAGAACTCTTAAGTGATGCTTgataaagtaaaaagaaaattaaaagggtaacaaattaaattttcttaaaaatgataaaaaaaatacattgtgTTAGCCCTATTTTTCAAATGTTTGATATAATAAAGTCAAATTATAAATTCCCCTTTGTCAAATTTGCAATCAATTGATATAAAGCTCTTACTATTATTTTCATAGTGTTTAGAAACTTAAAATTACGAAATGCCTTTGAAAAACCTTGACTCAgaacaaattttacaattttgggAGACTTCTAATGATTCATGGTCACACAAGTATCGGTAGAACCAAGTCAAAAAGCAACTCAAGAATCCTTCTAAACTTTTACCGGTACTTGGGAAATCTTCTACTGATACAACCCCAGTAGTATCAATATTTGAGTTGAGTTCTACTGGTAGAAGTAAGTAAGAGAGCATTCCAAGCCAAACATTAGATTTTTACCGATACTTAGGGGGACTTCTATTGATACAGCCAAGTTAATGAGCAATATTCGAATCTCCCTTGTATCTTCTACCGATATGACTATTGATACAAGCCCAAACCCTTAAAACCCTCAGACTTTTACCAATAGAAGTGGACTTCTATCGACACTCGTGGCTCCAACGATCATAAATTGTAGGACTTCTATCGGTAGAAGTCCACTTATACTGATACAAGTGGTTTGCAGTATGCAATTAATGTATGAATTAATTGCAGCAACGACTCTAATTGACTCATAATATCTCTAAATGGCTTCAAGGTTGTTAAAAGGCATAAATACAAGTCAATACTCCATACTGAAGACAAGAAACAAGTTTGTAAAGTCAATTGTACTAAAATCCAATCTTTTCATCGATatcctctttgttcttcataCACACACTTGAGTAACCATCTTTCTTATTCTTTTCAAGTGTTGCATTGTATTAAATGAGTTTTATCATTGTAATATCTTCCATTGAGAGATGTCTTTAATCCTTATTCTTATATCTTATATTTGTAAAGGATTGCTTAATATTTTGGGTAGAAAATCTTAAGGGAAGTAACTCTATCTTGCCTAGTTAAAAGATAATGTTTTGTaaaggttaaacattgtccttGAAAGGTTCAAATATAGTAAATTTAGAAAATCCTTAATTGTGGTAAGCTAAGGTAGTAGAGGTAGGAAATTGGGCCAAAATACTATAAATTCTTGAGCCTCCTTTGTTTGCAATATttcattaaagttattaaaaacaCCAATCACCCCCTTTTTGGTGATCATCAAGCTTAAGACATCGTTAGAGGAGTTCAAAAGTAAAAGGGAAGgaaataaaatctttaaaaattcataattttgaacTAGGATACATGCACCTCTTATTTTATATCCTTTTATTATTCCTATTAGGAATGGTTTGTTTTTATTCATTAGGAATAGTTATcgcttttgttttctttcctttcaGTTTTTGGGTATAACCGATTTGAGCATAGTCTTGTTCGGGTTGGAAGGTATTCAAGTAGAACCCTTCTAACAATGTTGACGGCAAGATTCAAACTTGATCCAAAAGCTTGGGAAGTAAGTCCACTTTCACTTCTTCCAACTACTTGTTGGttctttcttctcatttttctttcctACCAAGcatattgaaaatttattttctttcaacaTTTTCTCTCCATTCTTCcatcatttcattttttaattcaaCCAAGTACACTCGTGTCTTCAaagcttcctccaaaatataattGTTGTTAATCTTTCAAATGAATCAAATCTCacttgtgaaattaccaaaagcttattcattttattaaagtaaaaaaatattactatgaggatatttatattttttttttggcttaatgGTATAAAAGGCCTTCAAACCTTTTCGAAAAATCAGCTAAGCCCTTGCGACCTTTTTGCACCCAATTGAGCCTTTGAATTAACAAAATTAGTCAAATAGACCCTTTAGCCAATGTTGATCGTTACAGTGCTGATGTGGCAATTAATGGTGCTGATATGGCACTCCATGCCAACCGTAGTTACTAACGTGGTATtgcatcaaaaaataaaaaaataaaaaggaatattgaattttttttactagaATGAACCTAGATGTCATTCGTTTAAaagcttaattttaaaaaatataaaaaaaatattttttgaaaaaatttataattttgtagaatattataaaaatttataaaattattaaataaagttaaaaaaattaataaaaaccattTAAAAGTGAAGTCCAAAATAAATCTGGACATATGGTTGTCCAAATTTGCATTAAATATGGATAACAATATGTCCAGGTTGATTGAAGAGGATTTTTCTACATTATATgaagtttaaaatattaaaaattaattttgtttaaaacaTATGTGTATCGATGTTTTAATACTATTAGTACCTTTTAAGTTGTATGCAAATAAAACTATTGAATGTATGaatatattcaattaaaaaatgtatcaattatttaattacatgtgTAGCCTAAAGTGAGTATCAATTATTTCATAGCCTAACACTGCTTGGTTCACCTGAATGGCTAAGCTATTTCGGGTGTATTCACTCTAGCACAGTGAAGCAGACGTTTGGTTGGCTGAATGATAACATGTTTATTTTGCTTATTTTATGTGTTCAAATCAATTAATTCTTGAATTAATTTACGCTAATTGgtgattttatgtttaaattctgtcAGGAACGAAATTCGGAtgccttaaataaaaaaaagtagaaaagaactaaattggagTGCAAACAATAAAGAGGGGTCGAACTGGAAATTTTGAGACATTTAAGGGCTGATTAGattttttgactttgtaaaagccatattttaaaaaaaaaaattctgattttgatttcATGTAATTAGTGGTTTGGTGGGTTAGCTAATTTTAGTATATGGTTTGTGTATAAATAGGGGGTATAATGGACTTGAAATGACACACTTGACACTTGAATTCACTTGGAATtgactaaaattattttttttccttctaattTCACACATGAGTAAGCATACAGTATTCTATTTCCATTTCCTTATTTCTTTACAAAATTGTTTAATTGCTTTCCAAGTCCCTTCCCTTTCCAACTTTCACCATTTCTTTAAAAACCATTTCCATACACCAACCAAGCATGATTAGTTTCATTGTAGAggcccaatttagcccgggcccgaaacaaaactaaaaaattaaaaaatatatcagtcCATGTACAACGAGCCAAAATAGCCCAATTTTTAAAACCCTAAATGGCCCATTGGGGCCCAAAAACTAAACAGCacagggaaccctagggttccctgcCCTTGCCTCGCGCCGTTGCTACCCATGTGCGCCTCAGCGCGCACCACGCTATAGGTTTGCCACCGCCAGCTGCACCTTGCACCAAAATGGAAGCTTTCCGTCTCCGTTGACTTCACCAAGACCTGCAAACGAAACAAGTGGACGAAACCAATAGCCAATAAACAGAAACGAAGACAGTAAAAACAAACAGTAGGAAAAGGTTGGATTTTCGGCTTTATAAGCCTGAAAATAACTGTGTAAAGGGGGGAACCttcttttgaaaaaagaaaaacattgagaaataaaagcaaaaaatttCTAAGGTGACTACGGCTTtcaatctgtttttttttattttctttattttatttctgcatacaaaaaaataaaagaaaagagaaagaggtaTTACCTTGCTGGTGGCCGGAGGGGAGGAAATTGAAGAGTTTTTCGGTCTTCCTTTGATCCTTGACGGTTTTTAGTCAGTTTTAAGGTAGATCGGAGTTACCCGGGGTTAAAACGGTTAAAAAAGGGGTCGATTTAGGGTTTTTgaccaccgcgtgcggtggccgacGATGGCGACGGCGCCAGAACCCCACCGAAACCCCCTGGCCGGAGAGGGGAGATTGAGAGAGGCCCtctgtttttttgttttgaatgGGGGAGaagaatgttttttttaaagaaaaactgaTTTATATGGAGCTATTAAACGGTGTCGTTTAGGGCTGGTTCTGATAgccctaaaacgacgtcgtttccccttaaggatccgcgcgtcgaccccaCTTTCGCAGAGCGTTCAATGTGATCCTTTTCTTCTTTTGATTTTGGCCACAAACTTTTACCTCTGGTTCAATTCGGTCCATAAACCATGCGCAGATGTCGTCCCTTGGAACGACGCCGTTTGAGTAACGTGGGAATATTTTCCTTCGGCCCCTGTATTTTTACGCGCAGCACAATGGGACCctaacctttttattttctttaaattttggatccttaattttatttctttctcgatttagccttttttttgctattttattattttattaattaattcattttttatttatttatttctcactattattattgataatattatTCGCTTGTAGATttacctattatatatatacattattttattctatgtgtattattgttttaagtttctcttaaaattttaatttgttattacctttttataatatactatttttggtattatttaaatttattttattttttatctttatgtaaatttggtatgtttatatgcttgcttgatttgttttattttttattctataatatatactttttattcaCTTTCGATATATcactatattttttatatgaagATATTTTATATAGTATAGtactattttatacatatatatattatactattgaTTTCGAATCATATTTTttacctattatatatatatccacCTACAAGTACACATTTGTAtaacttgtatatatatacatacttatatatctttttatatttttatattttcattcgttttctttattcatttatttatttacattttcatgattattttgagagaatgttttaattttatttacttgttattttatatgtaatcgatttgtccttttatttattttattgttatggCTCGTATTACTTTTACACCATTGTATCCACTATTGTTTTGTATGCATATTAACATCGAGTTTCATTTCTACCATTTCGAGTTAGATTAATTCAATGCATGAATCATGATTTTAAAATAAgcaaaatctcgtgtttagatttgaaaaggtcgtaccctaacttactgggtttctaTTTTCgcaataaatctaaatatacgaatcttttcaaactcaagttttaaatgatctcgggaattaagaaaagatcgtatcctaacttactgggcatgatcccctttttttaaattcaagatagccaaatattttcttaaataagtaaatttttggcaTGTATTCTCGTATAGGGAATTCGATACGTtttgtcctaacgcattggatatgacatattgTTTACTCAATATGAGGACTCctataaaaaataacaaagacaatattttgcatttggaaattcaagaaagcgtgccctaatgtgctgggtttcgatttctcgttcagCCAAATAGCCAAATACCCTCTTAAAGTTTCAAAGTATGGGTTTTAGAaaccataaggtgatcttggtttcgagagTTTAAAGTATCGTATCCTAATGTGCTGGATGCGATATTCTTTCGGAACAAGAAAATTCTAAATTCTAACCCATATTGTTCGAAAGttttaggatcgtattttttttaaattcttcaaaattttcaatcttcgacattaaagacaccaaataatcaactaggtaccaattttgggcgtatcgagggtgctaatccttcctcgaacgtaaccgactcccaaactcgtttttctaaatttcgtggaccaaaattattattttaataaaattaaattgtttattaacaACAACAACTTTTCGAGGTGaaccaatcacacctcatcaaaaaaagattggtggtgactcccgtttttgctttcatttttcaAATCCAAGTTTACCCCGTTtttatccaaaaaatggtgtcaacattcATGATTCACTAAAATTCTAACTTAGCTTTAGGTTGATATTCTTTCCTGTC from Gossypium hirsutum isolate 1008001.06 chromosome D12, Gossypium_hirsutum_v2.1, whole genome shotgun sequence includes these protein-coding regions:
- the LOC107946277 gene encoding heavy metal-associated isoprenylated plant protein 20, whose protein sequence is MFHFSSCPTHFDTPLISASPSLKLLFALLFEVKKENMGALDSLSDYISDLVTVHGKRKKRKVMQTVEIKVKMDCDGCERRVKNAVSSMKGVKSVEVNRKKSYVSVSGYVEPNKVLNKVKSTGKRAEFWPYVPYNLVAYPYVAQAYDKKAPSGYVKEAVQALPSPNAVDEKFVTFFSDENPNACSIM